The genomic segment CTGTGGCGGATCTGGCAGGCCATGCGCGCCTGCGTGGATACCGGCCTGGCCGCCGAGGGCGTGCTGCCGGGTGGGCTCAACGTCAAGCGCCGGGCAGCGGCCCTGCATCGCCGCCTGCTGGCGGTGGGCGAGAGCCCCAGCCTGATTGCCACGACCTTCTCGGCAATGGACTGGGTCAACGTCTTTGCCCTGGCGGTCAACGAGGAGAACGCCGCCGGCGGGCGCATGGTTACCGCGCCCACCAACGGCGCGGCGGGCATCATCCCTGCCGTGCTGCACTACTACATGAAGTTCCAGCCCGACGCCTGCGAGCGTGACGTGGTCGACTTCCTGCTCGCCGCCGGGGCGGTGGGGATCCTGTGCAAGAAGAACGCCTCGATCTCGGGGGCCGAGGTGGGCTGCCAGGGCGAGGTGGGCTCGGCCTGCGCCATGGCCGCCGCCGGCTTGGCCGAGCTGATGGGCGGCAGCGTCGGCCAGGTGGAGAACGCCGCCGAGATCGGCCTGGAGCACAACCTGGGGCTGACCTGCGACCCGGTGGGTGGCCTGGTGCAGGTGCCGTGCATCGAGCGCAACGCCATCGCCTCGGTCAAGGCGATCAACGCCGCCCAGATGGCGATGCGCGGCGACGGCGAGCACTTCATCTCGCTGGACAAGGTGATCCGCACCATGCGCGACACCGGCGCCGACATGCAGGAGAAGTACAAGGAAACCTCCCGCGGTGGCCTGGCCGTCAACGCCATCGAGTGCTGATCAAAGGCGCTGGATGGCCTGCCTCCCGGGCAGGCCATCCCCGCTGTCATGCCTCTCGACCTGCCCCTGCCATAGCCCACGCTGATGTTCTGTAAGTCCGCCTAGTCTTTGATTCGTAAGGCCATTTTGCGCTGTCCTGTGGCGGCGGGTGGGATAGCGGTCGGCTGCATGTGAGCGTTAGGGTATAGTGGCAAAAATGCTGCTGCCAGCGCCGACAGCAGTGCTCGATATCGTCATCAGGGGAGAGGCGGTCGTGGACTACACAGACAGTTGCATCATTCGGCACTTCAATCACTACTGTTCGCTATCGGAAGCCGACAAGCGCTTGCTCAACGATCTGGAGCAGAGCCCAACCGAGGTCAAGGCCGGCGCCCAGCTCTGGGAAGAGGGCGATCGTGCCACCGAGTTCTGCACTCTACGCACCGGCTGGGCCTACTCCTACCGGCATCTCGAGAATGGCAACCGCCAGATCCTCGAGGTCTATCTGCCCGGGGATATCATCGGCCTGCGCGAGTTCGCATTTTGCCAGCGCCTGGCCGGCGTGCAGATGATCGAAGACGGGGTGGTGTGCCACTTCCCCCATGCCCGCATGCTCGAACTGTTCCGCCAGTCCACCACCCTGACCTCGGTGCTATTCGCGATCTCCAGCCGCCAGCAGGCGCTATTGACGGAGCGTCTCGTCAATCTGGCGCGGCGCAGCGCGCGCCAGAAGATGGCGCACTTTCTGCTCGAGATGTACGTGCGGCTGCGCCAGACCGAACCCGACGGTGGCGCGGCTTTCCGCCTGCCGCTCTCCCAGGAGCAGTTGGCCGATATCCTCGGCCTGAGCCCGGTCCACGTCAGTCGCACCTTTACCGCGTTGGGCGAGGACGACCTGGTCCACCGCGATCGCCACCAGCTGCTGATTCCCGATATGCAGGCGCTGGCGCTCGAGGGTGAATTCGACGAGTGCTACTTGACCGATAGCCTGCGACCGCTGCTCGATGAGGTAGGCTAGCTGCGCGCCGGGGGCTGGAAGCCCACCCCCGGGTGGTCGTGGCAGTGCTGGATGCGCTCACCGATATTGGCGACCAGGTGGTCGACCAGCAGCCTGACCTTGGGCGAGAGATGGCGGTGGCGCGGGTAGACCGCCCACACCGCGGTATCGGTATGCTGGAAGGCGTCGAGCACCGAGACCAGCTCGCCGGACTGCAGGTAGGGCTCCACGTAGTAGTCGGGCAGCTGCGCCAGCCCCAGCCCCTTGAGCGCGGCATCGAGCAGCGCCGGCCCCGAGTTGGCCTGCCAGCGCCCCTGGACCCTCACCTCGCGGCGTGAGCCGCGCACATCGAACAGCCAGAAATCCCGCGATCCCAGCAGGCAGCGATGGCTGGCCAGCTCGGCCAGCGAGTGGGGGCGGGCGTGCTGCTCGAAATAGCCGCGTGACGCCACGATGTATTCGCGGCGTTCGCACAGGCGTCGTGCGATCAGCGTCGAATCCTTGAGCACGCCCATGCGGATGGCGATATCGTAGCCTTCGTCGATCAGCTCCACCTGGCGATTGGTGAAGTGCATGTAGACCTCGAGCTGCGGGTGCAGGCACTGAAAGTCGTTGACCAGCGGGGCCACGAAGCGCTCGCCGAAGGTGGTCGCCGAGGTCAGCTTGAGGATGCCCTTGGGGCGCCGCTGCAGGTCGTCGATGGCCGCCTCGGCCTCGCGGAAGCCGTCGAACAGATGGTGGCAGTGCTCGTAGTAGAGCGCGCCGGCATCGGTGAGGCGGATCTGTCGGGTGGTGCGGTAGAGCAGCTGGGTGCCGAGATGGTTCTCCAACTGCCCGACCAGACGGCTGACGTGGGAGTTGGATACCTTGAGGTGGCGCGCGGCGGCCGAGAAGGTGCCCAGCCGAACGACTTCGATAAACGCCTCGATGCGATCCCAGCGTTGCATGATGGTGGTTTCCTCGTTGGATTATTGCTTGATGACAATAATCTTATGAGCCTAGCCCAGTTTATCCAGTGGCGATGCCTGACCTAGACTGACAAGACACTGGTGTGGCGCTCGGCAGTCGTCGACGCCCGCCCCGACGCACGGGTCTACAGGAGTCTACCAATGAAGTCACGCGCCGCAGTCGCACTTGAAGCCGGCAAGCCGCTGGAGGTCACCGAGGTCGACGTCGAAGGGCCCAAGGCCGGCGAAGTGCTGGT from the Halomonas sp. 1513 genome contains:
- a CDS encoding L-serine ammonia-lyase, producing the protein MSISVFDLFKIGVGPSSSHTVGPMRAACDFLAELRERELLERVARIEVHLYGSLSATGVGHGTDRAVIMGLMGEQPDRIDPAIISPCIEELLESHSLLLDNRLAVPFLWSRDLQWHDECLPHHPNAMRLVAHGHSEPLHQNTYYSVGGGFVIDERQAQAGELDSDTTALPYDFNSAAELMALCRLHDLRISELMLENEKAWRSEAEIRDGLWRIWQAMRACVDTGLAAEGVLPGGLNVKRRAAALHRRLLAVGESPSLIATTFSAMDWVNVFALAVNEENAAGGRMVTAPTNGAAGIIPAVLHYYMKFQPDACERDVVDFLLAAGAVGILCKKNASISGAEVGCQGEVGSACAMAAAGLAELMGGSVGQVENAAEIGLEHNLGLTCDPVGGLVQVPCIERNAIASVKAINAAQMAMRGDGEHFISLDKVIRTMRDTGADMQEKYKETSRGGLAVNAIEC
- a CDS encoding Crp/Fnr family transcriptional regulator codes for the protein MDYTDSCIIRHFNHYCSLSEADKRLLNDLEQSPTEVKAGAQLWEEGDRATEFCTLRTGWAYSYRHLENGNRQILEVYLPGDIIGLREFAFCQRLAGVQMIEDGVVCHFPHARMLELFRQSTTLTSVLFAISSRQQALLTERLVNLARRSARQKMAHFLLEMYVRLRQTEPDGGAAFRLPLSQEQLADILGLSPVHVSRTFTALGEDDLVHRDRHQLLIPDMQALALEGEFDECYLTDSLRPLLDEVG
- a CDS encoding LysR family transcriptional regulator, encoding MQRWDRIEAFIEVVRLGTFSAAARHLKVSNSHVSRLVGQLENHLGTQLLYRTTRQIRLTDAGALYYEHCHHLFDGFREAEAAIDDLQRRPKGILKLTSATTFGERFVAPLVNDFQCLHPQLEVYMHFTNRQVELIDEGYDIAIRMGVLKDSTLIARRLCERREYIVASRGYFEQHARPHSLAELASHRCLLGSRDFWLFDVRGSRREVRVQGRWQANSGPALLDAALKGLGLAQLPDYYVEPYLQSGELVSVLDAFQHTDTAVWAVYPRHRHLSPKVRLLVDHLVANIGERIQHCHDHPGVGFQPPARS